The region AGGTTTGTGTGCTTTTTTCTTCGTCATAATGCCGCTCAGTATAGGTAATCTGGAATCGAAAAACACCCCATTTCATCCAGCGGGGCGCAAGGCGCTATCTTAACACGAGTTGGGCTATAGCGTTTTTTTTAGCGAATGATAAATGGTATTATTTGTACGATTGATATTGATGGAAATTGTTATGCCTCAGATTAGCCGGACCGCTTTAGTTCCTTACAGTGCGGAACAGATGTATCAGCTAGTGAATGATGTTAAGTCCTATCCCCAGTTTTTACCGGGTTGCACCGGAAGTCGTGTACTGGAGTCAACGCCGGGACAGATGACGGCGGCTGTGGATGTCTCTAAAGCAGGGATCAGCAAAACGTTCACCACGCGCAACCAACTGACCAGCAACCAAAGTATCCTGATGCATTTGGTCGATGGGCCATTTAAGAAACTGATTGGTGGCTGGAAGTTTACTCCGCTGAGTCAGGAGGCCTGCCGTATTGAGTTTCATCTCGATTTTGAATTCACCAACAAGTTAATCGAGCTGGCGTTTGGCCGTATCTTTAAAGAGCTGGCTTCTAACATGGTGCAGGCCTTCACGGTTCGCGCGAAAGAGGTTTACAGTGTCAGTGTCGGCTAAAATTGTCGTTGAAGTCGCCTACGCGCTGCCCGAGAAACAATATTTACAGCATGTCACGCTGCGAGAGGGCGCAACGGTTGAAGAAGCCATACGCGGCTCCGGGCTGCTGGAATTACGTACCGATATCGATCTCGGTAAGAATAAAGTGGGTATTTACAGTCGCCCGGTAAAACTGGCGGATGTTGTACACGACGGTGACCGGGTAGAAATCTATCGACCGTTGATTGCCGATCCGAAAGAGCTGCGCAGGCAGCGGGCAGAGAAATCGGCCAAAAAATAACCGCAATAAAAAAGGTGCTCAGTGAGCACCTTTTTTGATCTCTCGAACTTATTTGTTCTCAGTCAGAGCCGGTTTGTTATCAATATTGGTTAATACACCACTGCTGT is a window of Citrobacter sp. Marseille-Q6884 DNA encoding:
- the ratA gene encoding type II toxin-antitoxin system toxin RatA, which produces MPQISRTALVPYSAEQMYQLVNDVKSYPQFLPGCTGSRVLESTPGQMTAAVDVSKAGISKTFTTRNQLTSNQSILMHLVDGPFKKLIGGWKFTPLSQEACRIEFHLDFEFTNKLIELAFGRIFKELASNMVQAFTVRAKEVYSVSVG
- a CDS encoding RnfH family protein encodes the protein MSAKIVVEVAYALPEKQYLQHVTLREGATVEEAIRGSGLLELRTDIDLGKNKVGIYSRPVKLADVVHDGDRVEIYRPLIADPKELRRQRAEKSAKK